CCGTCACATGCACGAGCCGCTTCTCTTTATCCGGTATTTTCAGTTCACACTCAATCGCGTTATCGAGCGCGTTTCCAAAAATGCTGCAGATATCCATCACATCCATAAAATCAAGCAGTGTGCCGTCCGCAACACAGGTAAACGTGATCCCATGTTTCGCACAATAGAGGCTTTTGGTAGTGAGCACCGTATCGAGCACTTTGTTTCCGGTCTTATTCTGTGCCTCATACTGTCTTATCTCATCTTCCATGCGGTTTAAATATTCTTCACGCTTTTTCGGATCATCCTCACTCCTAAGGACTGCGATCTGATGTTTTAAATCGTGATATTTATAATTGATCAGTTCGATGCTCTCTCTCGACTGCTTGTACTGCACATACTGATTCTGCAGCACATTCTGCACGGATTCGAGTTCTTTTCTCACACGCAGTTCCCGGCACTGGATCAGATGTGCATAAAGGATCGCGATACCGCCAAGATCTACTAATGTACGGATATTTCCGATCTCAAACGAATAGCGACCGGAAAATGGCGTATTTTCCGTGAGAAAACTCATGTTGCTAACAGCAAACACCGCAACTGCGATCAGTCCGGCGGAAATATATTCCCGGTGGCTGATATTCATTTTCCCATCTTTAGGCATATGTACCCGCAGAATTTTATACAGGATCAGTGCGATCGCACCATAGATCAGAACCAGAAGACCTCTGCAAAGCCACCAGTTTGTCATCGCCTCGTCGAAAAAGTAACATACAACCTGCCATTCGAACGATGCCATAAATTCCGCGACAACAAATGCGATCATCCCAAAATAGGCAGCATCAGTAAAAGTAATTTCGCAGCAGCTGTAGATAAATACGATCATTAAAAATACAGCCACGATCATACAAGGAATCCAGAAATAAATCTTAATATCATCCGTCATGACTAAAAACACACTCTGTATCAGAAGCACAGCCGCCATAATGCCTGCCGTCTGCCATTTTTGAAATCTCTTTTTGACCGGCAGGATAAATAACATGCATGCCATCCACTCTGCGACCGCTGTGTAGATTCTTGGTATATCCGGCATAATATGTTCCATCATTTGATAACCTCTCCCCAGTATTTTGTCAGTTCTTCCATAAATTCTTTTTTGCGCGCACGGCTTAATACCAGCTGCTCACCTTTTACCATGGCACAGCCGTCCGTGATCCCGTCCACATGCGCTAAATTGATGAGATACCCCTTGTTACCACGGCAGAAGTTCATATCAGCTAATTTTTCTTCCATCTCTTTCATTGTGCCTGTTGTCTCATAGTCGCCAAGAATTGTGTGCAGGATCAGCGTATGCCCCTGGCTTTCGATATAATAAATATTTGCGATATTGATCCGCACCGTCCCGCCTTTCATGCTGACCATGATCATCTTTGTCTCTCTTTTTTTCATGCGCCCGATCGCACGGCTCAGTCTCTGTGAAAATGCAAAATAAGACACCGGTTTTAATACATAGTCGAGTGCATCCACCGCATAGCCGCGGATCGCATACTGTGCCATGTTTGTGATAAAAATGATAAC
The Roseburia rectibacter DNA segment above includes these coding regions:
- a CDS encoding LytR/AlgR family response regulator transcription factor, with the translated sequence MIKIAIVEDEAMYAKQLEEFLHQYEKENGEAFDITIYSDGDQIVNKYQSQYDIILMDVEMKFMDGMSAAEEIRKVDTEVVIIFITNMAQYAIRGYAVDALDYVLKPVSYFAFSQRLSRAIGRMKKRETKMIMVSMKGGTVRINIANIYYIESQGHTLILHTILGDYETTGTMKEMEEKLADMNFCRGNKGYLINLAHVDGITDGCAMVKGEQLVLSRARKKEFMEELTKYWGEVIK
- a CDS encoding ATP-binding protein, which translates into the protein MMEHIMPDIPRIYTAVAEWMACMLFILPVKKRFQKWQTAGIMAAVLLIQSVFLVMTDDIKIYFWIPCMIVAVFLMIVFIYSCCEITFTDAAYFGMIAFVVAEFMASFEWQVVCYFFDEAMTNWWLCRGLLVLIYGAIALILYKILRVHMPKDGKMNISHREYISAGLIAVAVFAVSNMSFLTENTPFSGRYSFEIGNIRTLVDLGGIAILYAHLIQCRELRVRKELESVQNVLQNQYVQYKQSRESIELINYKYHDLKHQIAVLRSEDDPKKREEYLNRMEDEIRQYEAQNKTGNKVLDTVLTTKSLYCAKHGITFTCVADGTLLDFMDVMDICSIFGNALDNAIECELKIPDKEKRLVHVTVSKQKNFLLLRFENYYEGNLEYQEGKLVTTKKEKEYHGYGLKSIRYTVNKYDGAVSIDTKENWFDLKILIPMRDKVI